A single genomic interval of halophilic archaeon DL31 harbors:
- a CDS encoding carbamoyl-phosphate synthase, small subunit (TIGRFAM: Carbamoyl phosphate synthase, small subunit~KEGG: hla:Hlac_2325 carbamoyl phosphate synthase small subunit~PFAM: Glutamine amidotransferase class-I, C-terminal; Carbamoyl phosphate synthase, small subunit, N-terminal), translating to MSAYIALADGRVVAGQSRAPGTGRGELVFTTAYTGYEESLTDPSYAEQVLTFSYPLIGNYGVREERFESDSVQPRVAIAREFTDDVADWLTEAGVPAVDGVDTRDIVTAVREEGAMRCGVAAGPDATPEQARDQLAQAVEMSDHVDIGASVSVSEPAHYPGTGPCVALIDCGAKKSIIDTLSARGADVHVLPYDTTPETVADVEPDVVFVSNGPGDPANFTAAGEVAEQFAGETPLAGICLGQQVVARALGGETEKMEFGHRGLNQPVRDLETDRVVMTTQNHGYSVADPGDLAVTQVNVNDGTAEGLAGVDIDCITRQYHPEANPGPHDSLSFFDDVLAMATGTDTPPVSAD from the coding sequence ATGAGCGCGTACATCGCGCTGGCCGACGGACGTGTCGTTGCGGGACAGTCGCGTGCCCCCGGCACGGGGCGGGGGGAACTTGTCTTCACTACCGCCTACACGGGCTACGAGGAGAGCCTGACCGACCCCTCCTACGCCGAACAGGTACTGACCTTCTCCTACCCCCTCATCGGGAACTACGGGGTGCGTGAGGAGCGCTTCGAATCCGACTCGGTCCAGCCCCGTGTCGCCATCGCACGGGAGTTCACCGACGACGTCGCCGACTGGCTGACGGAGGCCGGCGTCCCGGCCGTCGACGGCGTCGACACGCGTGACATCGTCACCGCGGTCCGCGAGGAAGGAGCCATGCGCTGTGGTGTCGCCGCCGGGCCGGACGCCACGCCCGAGCAGGCCCGCGACCAACTTGCGCAGGCCGTCGAGATGAGCGACCACGTCGATATCGGCGCAAGCGTGAGCGTCTCGGAGCCAGCTCACTATCCCGGCACCGGCCCATGCGTCGCCCTGATCGACTGCGGCGCGAAGAAATCCATCATCGACACACTGAGCGCGCGCGGCGCCGACGTTCACGTGCTGCCCTACGACACGACGCCCGAAACGGTCGCGGACGTAGAGCCTGACGTGGTTTTTGTCTCCAACGGGCCGGGTGACCCGGCTAACTTCACAGCCGCCGGCGAGGTTGCTGAACAGTTCGCGGGTGAGACGCCGCTGGCGGGCATCTGCCTCGGCCAGCAGGTCGTTGCCCGTGCACTGGGTGGCGAGACCGAGAAGATGGAGTTCGGGCACCGCGGCCTGAATCAGCCGGTGCGTGACCTGGAGACCGACCGTGTGGTGATGACGACCCAGAACCACGGCTACAGTGTGGCAGATCCGGGCGACCTCGCGGTGACGCAGGTCAACGTCAACGACGGCACGGCGGAGGGGTTGGCGGGCGTCGATATCGACTGCATCACCCGCCAGTACCACCCTGAAGCGAACCCTGGCCCCCACGACTCGCTCTCCTTCTTCGACGACGTGCTCGCGATGGCCACCGGCACGGATACGCCGCCGGTCTCGGCCGACTGA
- a CDS encoding transcriptional regulator, AsnC family (KEGG: hla:Hlac_2326 transcriptional regulator, AsnC family~PFAM: Transcription regulator, AsnC-type, C-terminal~SMART: Transcription regulator, AsnC-type): MDELDREILSILRRDARTPYTEIAERVGTSEGTVRNRVEGMVEDGVIERFTVTTRTGNVKAMIEISVAMDVNTDEVGERLAEWEEVDFVWQVSGEDDIVLVVDCVDTRAVNELISRAREQEEVENSTTRLILEEKLGT; the protein is encoded by the coding sequence ATGGACGAACTCGACCGCGAGATTCTGAGCATCCTCCGGCGGGACGCCCGGACCCCCTACACCGAGATCGCCGAACGGGTCGGCACCAGCGAGGGGACAGTGCGTAACCGCGTCGAGGGGATGGTCGAGGACGGGGTCATCGAGCGCTTCACGGTGACGACCCGAACGGGGAACGTGAAGGCGATGATCGAGATTTCGGTCGCGATGGACGTCAACACCGACGAAGTTGGCGAGCGGCTCGCGGAGTGGGAGGAGGTGGATTTCGTCTGGCAGGTCTCCGGCGAGGACGACATCGTGCTAGTTGTGGACTGTGTCGACACCCGCGCGGTCAACGAACTCATCAGCCGCGCACGCGAGCAGGAGGAGGTCGAAAACAGCACCACGCGCCTGATTCTGGAAGAGAAGCTCGGTACCTGA
- a CDS encoding Isopentenyl-diphosphate Delta-isomerase (HAMAP: Isopentenyl-diphosphate Delta-isomerase~KEGG: hbo:Hbor_09080 isopentenyl-diphosphate delta-isomerase~PFAM: NUDIX hydrolase domain): MSSENADSPSSAARSERHSNAGQQVITVDEHDRDEGLANRLDAHTGDGQRHRAFTALVFDGAGRILLGQRAAGKRLWGTCWDGTVASHPIQGQSQVEATEQRLEEELGVTPDQYDDLRVTDRFEYKAHWENKGLEWEVCAVLKVTLEDTTLDPDTEEIEGLLWVDYELLQENPKWYRQLTLCPWFEIAMRRDRNGNAIDDGGVGMER; this comes from the coding sequence ATGAGCAGCGAGAACGCCGACAGCCCGAGTAGCGCGGCCAGGAGTGAACGCCACTCCAACGCCGGTCAGCAGGTCATCACCGTCGACGAACACGACCGAGACGAGGGGCTCGCCAACCGCCTCGACGCCCACACTGGCGACGGCCAGCGCCACCGCGCGTTCACAGCACTCGTCTTCGACGGAGCTGGCCGCATCCTGCTCGGCCAGCGCGCAGCCGGCAAGCGCCTTTGGGGCACCTGCTGGGACGGTACCGTCGCCTCCCACCCGATTCAGGGCCAGAGCCAGGTCGAAGCCACCGAACAGCGACTCGAGGAGGAACTCGGTGTCACCCCCGACCAGTACGACGACCTACGGGTGACCGACCGCTTCGAGTACAAGGCTCACTGGGAGAACAAGGGATTGGAGTGGGAGGTCTGTGCGGTGCTGAAGGTCACACTGGAGGACACCACGCTCGATCCGGACACCGAGGAGATCGAGGGCCTGCTCTGGGTGGACTACGAACTGCTGCAGGAGAACCCCAAGTGGTACCGCCAGCTCACCCTCTGTCCGTGGTTCGAAATCGCGATGCGCCGGGACCGCAACGGCAACGCCATCGACGATGGCGGGGTCGGGATGGAGCGGTAG
- a CDS encoding multi-sensor signal transduction histidine kinase (TIGRFAM: PAS~PFAM: ATP-binding region, ATPase-like; Signal transduction histidine kinase, subgroup 1, dimerisation/phosphoacceptor region; PAS fold-4; GAF~KEGG: hbo:Hbor_10850 fused histidine kinase with gaf domain/response regulator receiver~SMART: ATP-binding region, ATPase-like; Signal transduction histidine kinase, subgroup 1, dimerisation/phosphoacceptor region; GAF; PAS) has protein sequence MSIVTEADVFDVLEELLFVFDETGQFVDWNRATAHVTGYSEAELATMTPVDFFEGDDTERLSGAISELLETGSATVEAELVTADGDRIPYEFRAHRLETGDDTARYAGIGRDISERKQVERERREMLDRMRDALLSLDADWCITYTNERGADVLSNAIGRDLTPEELEGRYIWEEIPEAVDTTFYEKYHEAVATQETVTFEEYYEPLDTWFDVRAFPSETGLSVYFSDVTERHRQRKALGARERVLHEMYAIVADRERTFHQQVEALLALGRAELGVAYGTLSRIDGEEYTFEIVDAADDSIQAGDAVPLSATNCEVAASTEQTLVLADVARDAPAETDRAGYAEWGISCYIGTPVYVEDEVYGTFCFYDTEPRGDRFTEWEVTLVDLMSQWVNNELQRQRSNKRLARQNEKLEQFASIVSHDLRNPLNVLQGRLQLAEETGDAEEFDHCRAAIERMTTLIDDILSLARAGAVIDETEPVDLASLAEACWANVAVGEATLRVDAEGTVRADRSRLQQLLENLLRNAVEHGSEDEDATVTVTVGDLPGGFYVADDGRGIPAEDREQVFESGYTTATGTGLGLAMVKEIADAHGWAVAVTAGEEGGARFEFTDVRLE, from the coding sequence ATGAGTATCGTTACCGAGGCAGACGTGTTCGACGTGCTCGAGGAACTCCTCTTCGTCTTCGACGAGACGGGCCAGTTCGTCGACTGGAACCGGGCGACCGCCCACGTGACCGGCTACTCGGAGGCGGAACTGGCGACGATGACGCCGGTCGACTTCTTCGAGGGTGACGACACCGAGCGACTGTCCGGGGCGATCTCGGAGCTGCTGGAGACGGGAAGCGCCACCGTGGAGGCCGAGCTCGTCACGGCCGACGGTGACCGCATCCCCTACGAGTTCCGCGCACACCGGCTCGAGACCGGCGACGACACCGCGAGGTACGCGGGCATCGGACGGGACATCAGCGAGCGCAAGCAAGTCGAACGCGAGCGCCGCGAGATGCTCGACCGGATGCGGGACGCCCTCCTCTCGCTCGACGCGGACTGGTGTATCACCTACACCAACGAGCGCGGGGCGGACGTGCTGTCGAACGCGATAGGGCGCGACCTGACGCCCGAGGAACTGGAGGGCCGGTACATTTGGGAGGAGATCCCGGAGGCCGTCGACACGACGTTCTACGAGAAGTACCACGAGGCGGTGGCGACCCAGGAGACGGTCACGTTCGAGGAGTACTACGAGCCGCTAGACACGTGGTTCGACGTGCGGGCGTTCCCCTCGGAAACCGGGCTGTCCGTGTACTTCTCGGACGTGACCGAACGCCACCGGCAGCGCAAGGCGCTGGGGGCCCGGGAACGCGTGCTCCACGAGATGTACGCCATCGTCGCGGACCGGGAGCGAACGTTCCACCAGCAGGTCGAAGCGCTCCTCGCGCTCGGCCGGGCGGAGCTGGGGGTCGCCTACGGCACCCTCTCCCGGATCGACGGCGAGGAGTACACGTTCGAGATCGTCGACGCCGCCGACGACAGTATCCAGGCGGGCGACGCGGTGCCGCTCTCGGCGACCAACTGCGAGGTCGCCGCCAGCACCGAACAGACGCTCGTGCTCGCGGACGTCGCGCGCGACGCCCCCGCGGAGACCGACCGCGCCGGCTACGCGGAGTGGGGCATCTCCTGTTACATCGGCACCCCAGTCTACGTCGAGGACGAGGTCTACGGCACGTTCTGTTTCTACGACACCGAGCCGCGGGGCGACCGGTTCACGGAGTGGGAGGTCACGCTGGTCGACCTGATGAGCCAGTGGGTGAACAACGAACTCCAGCGCCAGCGCTCCAACAAGCGCCTCGCCCGCCAGAACGAGAAGCTCGAACAGTTCGCCTCCATCGTCTCCCACGACCTGCGCAACCCGCTGAACGTGTTGCAGGGTCGGCTCCAGCTCGCCGAAGAGACGGGCGACGCCGAGGAGTTCGACCACTGTCGGGCAGCCATCGAGCGGATGACGACGCTCATCGACGACATCCTCTCGCTGGCGCGGGCGGGCGCCGTCATCGACGAGACCGAGCCCGTCGACCTCGCGTCGCTCGCCGAGGCGTGCTGGGCGAACGTCGCGGTGGGCGAGGCCACGCTCCGTGTCGACGCCGAGGGGACGGTCCGGGCCGACCGGTCGCGGCTCCAGCAACTGCTGGAGAACCTGCTGCGCAACGCCGTCGAGCACGGCTCCGAGGACGAGGACGCAACCGTGACCGTCACCGTCGGCGACCTGCCCGGCGGGTTCTACGTCGCGGACGACGGCCGGGGGATCCCCGCCGAGGACCGGGAACAGGTGTTCGAAAGCGGCTACACGACGGCGACCGGAACGGGCCTCGGCCTCGCGATGGTCAAGGAGATCGCCGACGCCCACGGCTGGGCGGTCGCGGTCACAGCGGGCGAGGAGGGCGGCGCCCGGTTCGAGTTCACGGACGTCCGGCTCGAGTGA
- a CDS encoding hypothetical protein (KEGG: hbo:Hbor_09330 hypothetical protein): MSSDTDGYVHTPEYADAADSAAAERAEDDEPSAAAERQGTVLLVAVVLATLVIPGVIYLYPALLADRVPFLVAMLVLPFIPALLLGIVAVWSMNE; this comes from the coding sequence GTGAGCTCTGACACCGACGGCTACGTCCACACGCCCGAGTACGCAGATGCTGCAGATTCTGCGGCGGCCGAGCGGGCCGAGGACGACGAGCCGTCCGCTGCCGCCGAGCGCCAGGGGACGGTGCTCCTCGTCGCCGTGGTGCTCGCGACGCTGGTGATTCCGGGGGTTATCTATCTCTACCCGGCGCTGCTGGCCGACCGCGTGCCGTTTCTGGTGGCGATGCTAGTGCTACCGTTTATCCCGGCGCTGCTGCTCGGGATCGTCGCCGTGTGGTCGATGAATGAGTAG
- a CDS encoding NADPH:quinone reductase (KEGG: hla:Hlac_1815 alcohol dehydrogenase zinc-binding domain protein~PFAM: Alcohol dehydrogenase, zinc-binding; Alcohol dehydrogenase GroES-like) — protein sequence MKAVQFTGHGGRDVIEYGERPEPTPGPDEVHVDVKAAALNHLDIWARRGMPGLNLEMPHVPGSDAAGVVVDTGEEVTRFEAGDHVAVSAGVSCGACEFCRDGEASMCVRYQVLGEHLPGVHAESITVPEANLVPVPDGVPWEVAGSASLVFQTAWRMLVSRAELSPTDSVLVLGASGGVGHAAVQIADHVGGEVYATASSEEKLGYAADLGADHVIDYTEHDYAAEIREHTGKRGVDVVVDHIAGESWSDSLGSLAKGGKLVTCGATAGGNPHTDVNRIFWNQLSVLGSTMATPGEADDVLSLVWDGTFEPQIREVLPMSEAARAHELLENREGFGKVVLKPDSEL from the coding sequence ATGAAAGCCGTTCAGTTCACTGGCCACGGCGGACGCGACGTCATTGAATACGGCGAACGCCCCGAGCCGACACCCGGCCCTGACGAGGTGCACGTCGACGTGAAGGCGGCCGCCCTGAACCACCTCGACATCTGGGCCCGGCGCGGGATGCCCGGGCTGAACCTGGAGATGCCCCACGTCCCCGGCAGCGACGCGGCGGGCGTCGTCGTCGACACGGGCGAGGAAGTCACCCGCTTCGAAGCTGGCGACCACGTTGCCGTCTCGGCAGGGGTCTCCTGTGGCGCCTGTGAGTTCTGTCGCGACGGCGAGGCGTCGATGTGCGTGCGCTACCAGGTGCTCGGCGAGCATCTCCCGGGCGTCCATGCTGAGTCCATCACCGTCCCGGAGGCGAACCTCGTCCCCGTGCCGGATGGCGTTCCGTGGGAGGTTGCTGGCTCCGCCTCGCTGGTCTTCCAGACGGCGTGGCGAATGCTCGTCAGCCGGGCGGAGCTCTCGCCGACTGACTCGGTGTTGGTGCTCGGCGCCTCCGGCGGCGTGGGCCACGCGGCGGTCCAGATCGCTGACCATGTGGGCGGCGAGGTGTACGCCACCGCCTCCAGCGAGGAGAAACTCGGCTACGCCGCCGACCTCGGTGCCGACCACGTCATCGACTACACCGAGCACGACTACGCCGCGGAGATACGTGAACACACGGGCAAGCGCGGCGTTGACGTGGTGGTCGACCACATCGCTGGGGAGTCCTGGTCTGACTCGCTGGGCTCGCTGGCGAAAGGTGGGAAACTGGTCACCTGCGGCGCCACCGCCGGCGGCAACCCACACACTGACGTGAACCGCATCTTCTGGAACCAGCTCTCGGTGCTCGGGTCGACGATGGCCACGCCGGGGGAGGCGGACGACGTGCTCTCGCTGGTCTGGGACGGAACGTTCGAGCCCCAAATCCGGGAGGTGCTCCCCATGTCGGAGGCCGCCCGCGCCCACGAACTGCTGGAGAACCGAGAGGGCTTTGGGAAAGTGGTGCTAAAACCGGATAGTGAGCTCTGA
- a CDS encoding molybdenum cofactor synthesis domain protein (KEGG: nph:NP4814A molybdenum cofactor biosynthesis protein B 1~TIGRFAM: Molybdenum cofactor synthesis~PFAM: Molybdopterin binding), whose translation MTDDGHDHAEHKHDPDTSDDGRGSHADDSHHDHDEPGTHDHHDHDVHELSVAVLTVSTSRSLDDDPAGDAIAAALEEAGHSLATRELVRDDHDTVQGTVSNLVGRGDVDTLVTTGGTGVTPDDVTVEAASRLFEKELPGFGELFRQRSYEEVGAMIVATRSTAGIANGTPVFCLPGSENAATLGAALVVETAGHLRGLASRDEGEDGHDEHEHEHEHNHEE comes from the coding sequence ATGACTGACGACGGCCACGACCACGCCGAACACAAACACGACCCCGACACGAGCGACGACGGCCGCGGGAGCCACGCGGACGATAGTCACCACGACCACGACGAGCCGGGCACCCATGACCACCACGACCACGACGTGCACGAACTCAGCGTCGCCGTTCTCACGGTCTCCACCTCGCGTAGCCTCGACGACGACCCCGCCGGCGACGCCATCGCCGCGGCCCTCGAAGAAGCGGGCCACAGCCTCGCGACTCGCGAGCTGGTTCGCGACGACCACGACACGGTACAGGGGACGGTCTCCAACCTCGTTGGGCGAGGGGACGTAGACACCCTCGTCACCACGGGCGGAACGGGCGTGACCCCCGACGACGTGACGGTCGAAGCCGCCAGCCGGCTGTTCGAGAAGGAACTGCCCGGGTTCGGCGAACTGTTCCGGCAGCGCTCCTACGAGGAGGTCGGGGCCATGATCGTCGCGACACGGTCCACCGCCGGTATCGCAAACGGAACCCCAGTCTTCTGTCTCCCGGGGAGCGAGAATGCCGCCACGCTGGGTGCAGCGTTAGTGGTCGAGACCGCGGGTCACCTGCGCGGGCTGGCGAGCCGGGACGAGGGCGAAGACGGCCACGACGAGCATGAGCACGAGCACGAGCACAACCACGAGGAGTAG
- a CDS encoding hypothetical protein (KEGG: hla:Hlac_0996 hypothetical protein), with the protein MDAPEMLEEGHLWLLELVEGAPLRFELQDSGLLTFGDAHRAYSDADELPLSVQAAVRHVREQFDREALRTAVEDPTAVTFFGVATRNEGVIYDWDRLPPFLGTEIRDEDGYRPPDATEAIFERLDLHPAPALERERRARDFQPSRYAFPDSAWRDGPVAGVLIHNKRGGRAVLLNPDLTADSGPERSPEPLDATAEALAERFATLERFQAVAESLRERGWAVTVDALLDRVVEGVAREHHACLAAGRVQLEPAAFRSAVAPLARAWVDGQ; encoded by the coding sequence ATGGACGCCCCAGAGATGCTCGAGGAGGGGCATCTCTGGCTGCTGGAGTTGGTCGAGGGCGCGCCGCTGCGGTTCGAACTCCAGGACTCTGGCTTGCTCACGTTCGGCGACGCACACCGTGCGTACAGCGATGCCGATGAACTACCGCTCTCCGTGCAGGCGGCCGTCCGGCACGTCCGCGAGCAGTTCGACCGTGAGGCGCTGCGGACGGCCGTCGAGGACCCGACTGCAGTCACATTCTTCGGCGTCGCCACCCGCAACGAAGGCGTTATCTACGACTGGGACCGGCTGCCGCCGTTCCTCGGCACCGAAATCCGGGACGAGGACGGCTATCGGCCGCCCGACGCCACTGAGGCCATCTTCGAACGCCTCGACCTCCACCCCGCACCCGCCCTCGAGCGCGAGCGTCGGGCGCGTGATTTCCAGCCGTCGCGCTATGCGTTTCCCGACTCGGCGTGGCGCGACGGTCCCGTCGCTGGCGTCCTGATTCACAACAAACGCGGCGGTCGTGCAGTGCTCTTGAACCCCGACCTGACGGCGGACTCGGGGCCAGAACGAAGCCCAGAACCACTGGACGCGACGGCCGAAGCGCTCGCCGAGCGGTTCGCCACACTCGAGCGGTTCCAGGCCGTCGCAGAATCACTCCGCGAGCGCGGCTGGGCCGTAACCGTCGACGCGCTGCTGGACCGCGTGGTGGAAGGCGTGGCTCGGGAGCATCACGCGTGCCTCGCGGCCGGGCGGGTGCAACTCGAGCCAGCAGCGTTCCGGTCGGCAGTTGCACCGCTCGCTCGGGCGTGGGTGGACGGGCAGTGA
- a CDS encoding lycopene cyclase domain protein (KEGG: hbo:Hbor_10180 lycopene cyclase domain~TIGRFAM: Lycopene cyclase region~PFAM: UbiA prenyltransferase), producing the protein MTTQEPSRAYVRRAGGGGAALVRALASQVHPVFMLPPLACSLFGAALAGPFVPRVALLHAVAVFAAVYTAHVKDGYVDFHQRGEDDDHPLTALGCRRALAASTTLFAGSLLGVWLFAGPLAAALTLPTWIIAYLHAPQLDMTPVGATMGYPLGVSLALLGGFASQTGELAPVPLAFALILLVLLTGIKLVDDGTDVAYDRSIDKRTPAVLFGLETVRRGAYALMGLALFLTLALTIDGVFPRSAALAPPVFGVVAVYASRGDDSLATKLLVRASYLFLATLVVAVWFDPLAAAPLPDITVLGPYTYLATEVLFGSVAFAALARVGAVRRALTTVALLYPVAYLWDWYTLEVGVFSIPMRTGVELLGIPLEEHLFIVVIPAFVLAIHETLAARRGTRGV; encoded by the coding sequence GTGACCACTCAGGAACCCTCAAGGGCGTACGTTCGGCGCGCGGGCGGCGGCGGTGCTGCACTGGTGCGCGCGCTGGCGTCCCAGGTCCACCCCGTGTTCATGCTGCCGCCGCTGGCCTGCTCCCTGTTCGGGGCGGCGCTGGCGGGGCCGTTCGTCCCACGAGTGGCGCTGCTACACGCCGTCGCCGTCTTCGCCGCCGTCTACACCGCCCACGTCAAAGACGGCTACGTGGATTTCCACCAGCGGGGAGAGGACGACGACCACCCGCTGACCGCGCTGGGCTGTCGCCGCGCGCTCGCCGCCTCGACGACACTGTTTGCTGGTTCACTCCTGGGCGTCTGGCTGTTCGCGGGGCCGCTCGCAGCCGCCCTGACGCTGCCGACTTGGATTATCGCCTATCTCCACGCACCGCAGTTGGACATGACCCCGGTGGGGGCGACGATGGGCTACCCGCTCGGCGTCTCGCTTGCGCTGTTGGGCGGTTTCGCCAGCCAGACCGGGGAACTCGCCCCCGTCCCGCTGGCGTTCGCGCTGATTCTGCTGGTGCTGTTGACGGGCATCAAACTCGTCGACGACGGGACCGACGTTGCGTACGACCGCTCCATCGACAAGCGGACCCCTGCGGTGCTGTTCGGCCTGGAGACGGTGCGGCGCGGCGCGTACGCGCTGATGGGGCTCGCGCTCTTTCTCACGCTGGCGCTGACCATCGACGGGGTCTTCCCGCGCAGCGCCGCACTCGCGCCACCGGTGTTCGGTGTCGTCGCCGTCTACGCCAGCCGCGGGGACGACTCGCTGGCGACGAAGCTGCTGGTACGAGCCTCCTACCTCTTTCTCGCGACGTTGGTCGTGGCGGTCTGGTTCGACCCACTAGCAGCGGCTCCGCTGCCGGATATCACGGTACTCGGCCCCTACACCTATCTCGCGACGGAGGTCCTGTTCGGGAGTGTCGCGTTCGCGGCGCTGGCCAGGGTCGGCGCCGTCAGGCGGGCACTCACCACCGTCGCGCTGCTCTACCCCGTCGCGTATCTCTGGGACTGGTACACCCTCGAGGTGGGGGTGTTCAGCATCCCGATGCGGACGGGGGTGGAACTACTGGGTATCCCGCTCGAGGAGCACCTGTTCATCGTCGTCATTCCGGCGTTCGTGCTGGCCATTCATGAGACGCTCGCAGCTCGCCGTGGGACGCGGGGGGTTTGA
- a CDS encoding hypothetical protein (KEGG: hmu:Hmuk_1982 hypothetical protein), which translates to MARQFEASDEGKTVVTGDGDEVGTIEKIDNNMAHVRPGNSLSQSIRRRLGWAEDNADTYELTQSQVAGFSDDEVTLQD; encoded by the coding sequence ATGGCACGACAATTCGAAGCTAGCGACGAAGGGAAGACCGTCGTCACCGGAGATGGTGACGAGGTTGGAACAATCGAGAAGATAGACAACAACATGGCCCACGTCCGGCCCGGTAACTCGCTGTCCCAGAGCATTCGGCGACGACTCGGGTGGGCAGAGGACAACGCTGACACCTACGAGCTCACGCAATCTCAAGTTGCCGGGTTCTCAGACGACGAAGTGACGCTACAAGACTAA
- a CDS encoding protein of unknown function DUF433 (PFAM: Protein of unknown function DUF433~KEGG: hwa:HQ2971A hypothetical protein), which produces MSEIQSSNGGNSARIVKTEDVLGGEPRIEGTRIGVLLVYERVEGRGLEPQTVADRHDLDVADVYRALAYYHDHPREMEEVRRQREAAVEEFSEGIDRPENVSPE; this is translated from the coding sequence ATGAGCGAAATCCAGTCGTCGAACGGGGGCAACTCTGCTCGAATAGTGAAGACTGAGGACGTGCTCGGGGGCGAACCTCGGATCGAAGGAACGCGAATCGGCGTGCTGCTGGTCTATGAGCGCGTCGAGGGACGCGGTCTGGAACCGCAAACGGTTGCTGACCGCCACGATCTTGACGTGGCCGATGTTTACCGAGCGCTCGCGTACTACCACGACCACCCCCGTGAGATGGAGGAAGTCAGGCGACAGCGTGAGGCGGCGGTAGAGGAGTTCAGCGAGGGCATCGACCGGCCTGAAAATGTGTCCCCAGAGTGA